A window of Thermoproteus sp. genomic DNA:
CTCTAGGAGGTAGTCGTATATCGCCATCGTCGGGGACATGTCAGTTGTTTTTATAGGTTGAGAAATAACATGGGGGTGAGGGGGAGTAGGCCGAAACTAATCTTCTATCTCTCGGCGGCTGGGGAGGTTATCACAAATGGGGACGAAACTGAAGTGAAAATTTTCTTGAAACTGAAAAGGCCTAGGTGTAGGTCTTGCGGCGCGGCGGTGGGGCCGGAGAACGTTGGGTATCTCGGCGTCTATGGGAGGAGGACCGTCGCCTACTGCTCCACATGCGTCGAGGACATGTTGAGGCGCATTATGTGGGCAGTAGCGTTATTAAGGAGGGACCAGTTGGACTTGATGATTCACGGGCCGTCGCTACTGAGAGGTGACGAATAAGAACCCCTAATGACGTCTAGCACCGCTTTAAACACCTCGACGAACCTATCTCGAAGGTCTACAGTCTCCTCTCTGCCCACCACGTTGCTTATCACCAAGACGCACGCCGTATCGAAACCTCTAAGCCACCCCAACATCATCGCGGCGGCGCACTCCATCTCGACGGCGACGGCGCCCCACGACTTCCACCTATCCGCCTCGCCCGACTCCGCATAGAAGGCGTCGCTAGAGACCACGGGGGCCAAGACTGCGCCTAGGCGCCTCAGGCCTTCGTATATCTTCGCCGTAAATAGGGGCGACGGCGCCAAAGGAGGACAGGCGTCTCCCATATAGGCCGAATATATGCCTCCCCTATGTGCGGCCACCGCGGCCGAGGCCACGACTACGTCGCCCACCTTCAAGCCCGCTAGCGCGCCTGCAGTCCCGATCCTCACAAATCTCTTCATGCCCAGCCGCCTCAACTCCTCTAGAGCTATCGCGGCCGAGGGGGCGCCTATGCCATGTGCGACTATAGTGACGGGGAACCCCCCATAGAGCCCCGTGTAGACTAAATACCGGTGGGAATTTACGAGCCTGGCCCCTATGAGGCCCGCGAAGAGCTCAGCCCTGGCCGGGTCCCCGACCCCTATTACGGTCTCGGCTACTTCGCCTACTTCCGCCCTTATGTGGTACGGCATCTAGGGCTATTCGACCTTTATCTCGAAGCCGCCCTTAGATTTATCCTTCTTTTCGAGCTCGACCACCAACACGCCGTTTCTATAAGTCGCCTTAGTCTTATCGGGCAGGACCTCCCCCGGCAACGGGATCTCCTTATAGTACTTCCTGTCCTTGCCCGACGCGCTGACTATGAGGACCCTATTGTCGTTGCTCAACCTCACCTTTATGTCCTCCTTATCTACGCCGGGCATCTCCACGACGACTTTTATCTTGCCGTCGTCCTCCACCACATCGGTCAGAGGCTCTATTTCGTCTACGACCTCGATCCCGGCCCCCTCGCCCCTCCTGGGCCTCACATTGCCGAACTCTCTGACTACGGGCTTCCCGTCGGGGCCCATGGTTATCTCGAAGCCGTAGTAGTAAAACCTAGGCCTGCCCCTGCCTTGATATCTCGGCTCGGTGAGCCTTTGGAACTCCTCGTCTATCTGCCGTTCGAGCTCCTCGAAGAACTTCTGCCACCTCTTGATCATCCTATCGAAATCATCAAAGATCGACATAAGGCACTATTACATATCGACTAAAAAGCTTTTCCCGCTAAAGACTTTTATAGACAGACCCTCGTGCAGACGATGGCAGATGAAGTGACTCTGCGCATCTTCGAGGCTAAGTCTAGAGATGTTGGGCGCTCCATCGTGAGGATCCCCATAAGGATCATGAAGAAGTTGGGCGTGGAGCCCGGCGACTACGTGGAGATAATTGG
This region includes:
- a CDS encoding nucleoside phosphorylase, which translates into the protein MPYHIRAEVGEVAETVIGVGDPARAELFAGLIGARLVNSHRYLVYTGLYGGFPVTIVAHGIGAPSAAIALEELRRLGMKRFVRIGTAGALAGLKVGDVVVASAAVAAHRGGIYSAYMGDACPPLAPSPLFTAKIYEGLRRLGAVLAPVVSSDAFYAESGEADRWKSWGAVAVEMECAAAMMLGWLRGFDTACVLVISNVVGREETVDLRDRFVEVFKAVLDVIRGSYSSPLSSDGP
- the hsp20 gene encoding archaeal heat shock protein Hsp20; amino-acid sequence: MSIFDDFDRMIKRWQKFFEELERQIDEEFQRLTEPRYQGRGRPRFYYYGFEITMGPDGKPVVREFGNVRPRRGEGAGIEVVDEIEPLTDVVEDDGKIKVVVEMPGVDKEDIKVRLSNDNRVLIVSASGKDRKYYKEIPLPGEVLPDKTKATYRNGVLVVELEKKDKSKGGFEIKVE